A single region of the Capra hircus breed San Clemente chromosome 14, ASM170441v1, whole genome shotgun sequence genome encodes:
- the NAPRT gene encoding nicotinate phosphoribosyltransferase isoform X2 yields MAEEQDPEGRAAARPLLTDLYQATMALGYWRAGRAQDQAEFELFFRQCPFGGAFALAAGLRDCVRFLRAFRLRDADLQFLASALPPDTDPAFFEHLRALDCSGVTVRALPEGSLAFPGVPLLQVSGPLLVVQLLETPLLCLVSYASLIATNAARLRLIAGPDKRLLEMGLRRAQGPDGGLTASTYSYLGGFDASSNVLAGQLRGVPVAGTLAHSFVTSFSGSEVPPDPMLAPAAGQGSQVDLAASVETWLERVCGHLGLGVQEPHRGERAAFVAYALAFPRAFQGLLDTYSVRRSGLPNFLAVALALQELGYQAVGVRLDSGDLLQQAREIRGVFRTAAAQFGVPWLQSVPIAVSNNIDEEELARLAQKGSEVNVIGIGTSVVTCPRQPSLGCVYKLVSVGGQPRMKLTEDPEKQTLPGSKAAFRLLGSDDVLQLAEEPPPQAGRELRVWPRGARESRTVRPAHVEPLLRLWVQQGQLCEPLPSLAESRAFAQQSLHRLSPAHRRLEQPALYQVALSEKLQALVDRLSARGAL; encoded by the exons ATGGCGGAGGAGCAGGACCCCGAGGGGCGCGCGGCGGCGCGGCCGCTGCTCACCGACCTGTACCAGGCCACCATGGCGCTGGGCTACTGGCGCGCCGGCCGCGCGCAGGACCAGGCCGAGTTCGAGCTCTTCTTCCGCCAGTGCCCGTTCGGCGGAGCCTTTGCCTTGGCCGCGGGGCTGCGAGACTGCGTGCGTTTCCTGCGTGCCTTCCGCCTGCGGGACGCAG ACCTGCAGTTCCTGGCTTCGGCGCTGCCCCCAGACACAGACCCCGCGTTCTTTGAGCACCTTCGTGCCCTCGACTGCTCTGGTGTGACGGTGCGGGCCCTGCCGGAGGGCTCCCTCGCCTTCCCCGGC GTGCCGCTACTGCAGGTGTCCGGGCCGCTGCTGGTGGTGCAGCTGCTGGAGACGCCGCTCCTCTGCCTGGTCAGCTACGCCAG CCTCATCGCCACAAATGCCGCGCGCCTTCGCCTGATCGCAGGGCCCGACAAGCGGCTGCTGGAGATGGGACTTCGGCGTGCTCAGGGCCCCGACGGGGGTCTTACTGCTTCTACCTACAGCTACCTGGGCG GCTTCGATGCCAGCAGCAACGTGCTCGCAGGACAGCTGCGGGGCGTGCCAGTGGCTGGGACCCTGGCGCACTCCTTTGTCACTTCCTTTTCAGGCAGCGAGGTGCCCCCTGACCCG ATGTTGGCTCCAGCGGCCGGTCAGGGCTCCCAGGTGGATCTGGCTGCCAGTGTGGAGACGTGGCTGGAGCGTGTGTGTGGCCACCTGGGGCTGGGTGTGCAAGAGCCGCACCGGGGAGAGCGGGCAGCCTTTGTGGCCTATGCCCTGGCCTTTCCCCGGGCCTTCCAGGGCCTGCTGGACACCTACAGTGTGCGGAG GAGCGGGCTCCCCAACTTCCTGGCTGTAGCCCTGGCCCTTCAGGAGCTGGGCTACCAGGCAGTGGGCGTGAGGCTGGACAGTGGCGACCTGCTTCAGCAGGCTCGGGAGATCCGCGGGGTCTTCCGGACAGCTGCAGCCCA GTTCGGGGTGCCCTGGCTGCAGTCGGTCCCCATTGCTGTCAGCAACAACATTGACGAGGAGGAGCTGGCCCGGCTGGCCCAGAAG GGCAGTGAGGTGAACGTCATTGGCATCGGCACTAGCGTGGTCACCTGCCCTCGCCAGCCTTCCCTGGGCTGTGTCTACAAG CTGGTGTCTGTGGGAGGCCAGCCGCGGATGAAGCTGACCGAGGACCCCGAGAAGCAGACATTGCCTGGGAGCAAGGCTGCCTTccggctcctgggctctgatG ACGTGCTGCAGTTGGCAGAGGAGCCACCTCCTCAGGCTGGCCGGGAGCTGAGAGTCTGGCCTCGAGGGGCCCGGGAGTCCCGTACTGTGAGGCCGGCCCACGTGGAGCCGCTGCTGCGACTCTGGGTCCAGCAGGGACAG CTGTGTGAGCCACTGCCATCTCTGGCTGAATCCAGAGCTTTTGCCCAGCAGTCCCTGCACCGTCTGAGCCCAGCCCACAGGCGGCTGGAGCAGCCCGCACTGTACCAG GTTGCGCTGTCTGAGAAGCTCCAGGCCCTGGTGGACAGACTGAGTGCCAGAGGAGCCCTCTGA
- the NAPRT gene encoding nicotinate phosphoribosyltransferase isoform X1: protein MAEEQDPEGRAAARPLLTDLYQATMALGYWRAGRAQDQAEFELFFRQCPFGGAFALAAGLRDCVRFLRAFRLRDADLQFLASALPPDTDPAFFEHLRALDCSGVTVRALPEGSLAFPGVPLLQVSGPLLVVQLLETPLLCLVSYASLIATNAARLRLIAGPDKRLLEMGLRRAQGPDGGLTASTYSYLGGFDASSNVLAGQLRGVPVAGTLAHSFVTSFSGSEVPPDPMLAPAAGQGSQVDLAASVETWLERVCGHLGLGVQEPHRGERAAFVAYALAFPRAFQGLLDTYSVRRSGLPNFLAVALALQELGYQAVGVRLDSGDLLQQAREIRGVFRTAAAQFGVPWLQSVPIAVSNNIDEEELARLAQKGSEVNVIGIGTSVVTCPRQPSLGCVYKLVSVGGQPRMKLTEDPEKQTLPGSKAAFRLLGSDGSLLLDVLQLAEEPPPQAGRELRVWPRGARESRTVRPAHVEPLLRLWVQQGQLCEPLPSLAESRAFAQQSLHRLSPAHRRLEQPALYQVALSEKLQALVDRLSARGAL from the exons ATGGCGGAGGAGCAGGACCCCGAGGGGCGCGCGGCGGCGCGGCCGCTGCTCACCGACCTGTACCAGGCCACCATGGCGCTGGGCTACTGGCGCGCCGGCCGCGCGCAGGACCAGGCCGAGTTCGAGCTCTTCTTCCGCCAGTGCCCGTTCGGCGGAGCCTTTGCCTTGGCCGCGGGGCTGCGAGACTGCGTGCGTTTCCTGCGTGCCTTCCGCCTGCGGGACGCAG ACCTGCAGTTCCTGGCTTCGGCGCTGCCCCCAGACACAGACCCCGCGTTCTTTGAGCACCTTCGTGCCCTCGACTGCTCTGGTGTGACGGTGCGGGCCCTGCCGGAGGGCTCCCTCGCCTTCCCCGGC GTGCCGCTACTGCAGGTGTCCGGGCCGCTGCTGGTGGTGCAGCTGCTGGAGACGCCGCTCCTCTGCCTGGTCAGCTACGCCAG CCTCATCGCCACAAATGCCGCGCGCCTTCGCCTGATCGCAGGGCCCGACAAGCGGCTGCTGGAGATGGGACTTCGGCGTGCTCAGGGCCCCGACGGGGGTCTTACTGCTTCTACCTACAGCTACCTGGGCG GCTTCGATGCCAGCAGCAACGTGCTCGCAGGACAGCTGCGGGGCGTGCCAGTGGCTGGGACCCTGGCGCACTCCTTTGTCACTTCCTTTTCAGGCAGCGAGGTGCCCCCTGACCCG ATGTTGGCTCCAGCGGCCGGTCAGGGCTCCCAGGTGGATCTGGCTGCCAGTGTGGAGACGTGGCTGGAGCGTGTGTGTGGCCACCTGGGGCTGGGTGTGCAAGAGCCGCACCGGGGAGAGCGGGCAGCCTTTGTGGCCTATGCCCTGGCCTTTCCCCGGGCCTTCCAGGGCCTGCTGGACACCTACAGTGTGCGGAG GAGCGGGCTCCCCAACTTCCTGGCTGTAGCCCTGGCCCTTCAGGAGCTGGGCTACCAGGCAGTGGGCGTGAGGCTGGACAGTGGCGACCTGCTTCAGCAGGCTCGGGAGATCCGCGGGGTCTTCCGGACAGCTGCAGCCCA GTTCGGGGTGCCCTGGCTGCAGTCGGTCCCCATTGCTGTCAGCAACAACATTGACGAGGAGGAGCTGGCCCGGCTGGCCCAGAAG GGCAGTGAGGTGAACGTCATTGGCATCGGCACTAGCGTGGTCACCTGCCCTCGCCAGCCTTCCCTGGGCTGTGTCTACAAG CTGGTGTCTGTGGGAGGCCAGCCGCGGATGAAGCTGACCGAGGACCCCGAGAAGCAGACATTGCCTGGGAGCAAGGCTGCCTTccggctcctgggctctgatG ggtctCTGCTGCTAGACGTGCTGCAGTTGGCAGAGGAGCCACCTCCTCAGGCTGGCCGGGAGCTGAGAGTCTGGCCTCGAGGGGCCCGGGAGTCCCGTACTGTGAGGCCGGCCCACGTGGAGCCGCTGCTGCGACTCTGGGTCCAGCAGGGACAG CTGTGTGAGCCACTGCCATCTCTGGCTGAATCCAGAGCTTTTGCCCAGCAGTCCCTGCACCGTCTGAGCCCAGCCCACAGGCGGCTGGAGCAGCCCGCACTGTACCAG GTTGCGCTGTCTGAGAAGCTCCAGGCCCTGGTGGACAGACTGAGTGCCAGAGGAGCCCTCTGA
- the NAPRT gene encoding nicotinate phosphoribosyltransferase isoform X3, with amino-acid sequence MAEEQDPEGRAAARPLLTDLYQATMALGYWRAGRAQDQAEFELFFRQCPFGGAFALAAGLRDCVRFLRAFRLRDADLQFLASALPPDTDPAFFEHLRALDCSGVTVRALPEGSLAFPGVPLLQVSGPLLVVQLLETPLLCLVSYASLIATNAARLRLIAGPDKRLLEMGLRRAQGPDGGLTASTYSYLGGFDASSNVLAGQLRGVPVAGTLAHSFVTSFSGSEVPPDPMLAPAAGQGSQVDLAASVETWLERVCGHLGLGVQEPHRGERAAFVAYALAFPRAFQGLLDTYSVRRSGLPNFLAVALALQELGYQAVGVRLDSGDLLQQAREIRGVFRTAAAQFGVPWLQSVPIAVSNNIDEEELARLAQKGSEVNVIGIGTSVVTCPRQPSLGCVYKLVSVGGQPRMKLTEDPEKQTLPGSKAAFRLLGSDAV; translated from the exons ATGGCGGAGGAGCAGGACCCCGAGGGGCGCGCGGCGGCGCGGCCGCTGCTCACCGACCTGTACCAGGCCACCATGGCGCTGGGCTACTGGCGCGCCGGCCGCGCGCAGGACCAGGCCGAGTTCGAGCTCTTCTTCCGCCAGTGCCCGTTCGGCGGAGCCTTTGCCTTGGCCGCGGGGCTGCGAGACTGCGTGCGTTTCCTGCGTGCCTTCCGCCTGCGGGACGCAG ACCTGCAGTTCCTGGCTTCGGCGCTGCCCCCAGACACAGACCCCGCGTTCTTTGAGCACCTTCGTGCCCTCGACTGCTCTGGTGTGACGGTGCGGGCCCTGCCGGAGGGCTCCCTCGCCTTCCCCGGC GTGCCGCTACTGCAGGTGTCCGGGCCGCTGCTGGTGGTGCAGCTGCTGGAGACGCCGCTCCTCTGCCTGGTCAGCTACGCCAG CCTCATCGCCACAAATGCCGCGCGCCTTCGCCTGATCGCAGGGCCCGACAAGCGGCTGCTGGAGATGGGACTTCGGCGTGCTCAGGGCCCCGACGGGGGTCTTACTGCTTCTACCTACAGCTACCTGGGCG GCTTCGATGCCAGCAGCAACGTGCTCGCAGGACAGCTGCGGGGCGTGCCAGTGGCTGGGACCCTGGCGCACTCCTTTGTCACTTCCTTTTCAGGCAGCGAGGTGCCCCCTGACCCG ATGTTGGCTCCAGCGGCCGGTCAGGGCTCCCAGGTGGATCTGGCTGCCAGTGTGGAGACGTGGCTGGAGCGTGTGTGTGGCCACCTGGGGCTGGGTGTGCAAGAGCCGCACCGGGGAGAGCGGGCAGCCTTTGTGGCCTATGCCCTGGCCTTTCCCCGGGCCTTCCAGGGCCTGCTGGACACCTACAGTGTGCGGAG GAGCGGGCTCCCCAACTTCCTGGCTGTAGCCCTGGCCCTTCAGGAGCTGGGCTACCAGGCAGTGGGCGTGAGGCTGGACAGTGGCGACCTGCTTCAGCAGGCTCGGGAGATCCGCGGGGTCTTCCGGACAGCTGCAGCCCA GTTCGGGGTGCCCTGGCTGCAGTCGGTCCCCATTGCTGTCAGCAACAACATTGACGAGGAGGAGCTGGCCCGGCTGGCCCAGAAG GGCAGTGAGGTGAACGTCATTGGCATCGGCACTAGCGTGGTCACCTGCCCTCGCCAGCCTTCCCTGGGCTGTGTCTACAAG CTGGTGTCTGTGGGAGGCCAGCCGCGGATGAAGCTGACCGAGGACCCCGAGAAGCAGACATTGCCTGGGAGCAAGGCTGCCTTccggctcctgggctctgatG CTGTGTGA
- the EEF1D gene encoding elongation factor 1-delta (The RefSeq protein has 4 substitutions compared to this genomic sequence): MATNFLVHEKIWFDKFKYDDAERKFYEQMNGPVAGSSRQENGASVILRDIARARENIQKSLAGSAGPGASSGPSGDHSELVTRIASLEVENQSLRGVVQDLQQAVSKLEVRLSALEKSTPAHRATTPQTQHVSPMRQVEPPSRKAVTATEDDEDDDIDLFGSDEEEDKEATRLREERLRQYAEKKAKKPALVAKSSILLDVKPWDDETDMAQLEACVRSVQLDGLVWGSSKLVPVGYGIRKLQIQCVVEDDKVGTDQLEEEITKFEEHVQSVDIAAFNKI, encoded by the exons ATGGCCACAAACTTCCTCGTGCATGAGAAGATCTGGTTTGACAAGTTCAAATACGATGATGCAGAAAGGAAGTTCTATGAGCAGATGAATGGGCCCGTGGCTGGCTCCTCACGCCAG GAGAATGGCGCCAGTGTGATCCTCCGTGACATCGCGAGAGCCAGAGAAAACATCCAGAAGTCTCTGGCTGGA AGTGCAGGCCCCGGGGCCTCCAGCGGGCCCAGTGGAGACCACAGTGAGCTGGTCACCCGGATTGCCAGCCTGGAAGTGGAGAACCAGAGCCTGCGAGGAG TGGTGCAGGATCTGCAGCAGGCTGTCTCCAAGCTGGAGGCACGGCTGAGCGCCCTGGAGAAGAGCTCACCTGCCCACCGGGCCACCACTCCACAGACCCAG cacgtgtcTCCCATGCGCCAAGTGGAGCCGCCCAGCAGGAAGGCGGCCACCGCCACGGAGGACGATGAGGACGACGACATCGACCTGTTTGGTAGCGACGAGGAGGAGGACAAGGAGGCTGCCCGGCTGCGGGAGGAGAGGCTGCGGCAGTACGCAGAGAAGAAGGCCAAGAAGCCTGCCCTAGTGGCCAAGTCCTCCATCCTTCTGGATGTGAAGCCT TGGGATGATGAGACAGACATGGCCCAACTGGAAGCTTGTGTGCGCTCCGTCCAGCTGGACGGGTTGGTCTGGGGGAGCTCCAAGCTGGTGCCCGTGGGCTACGGCATCCGCAAGCTGCAGATCCAGTGTGTGGTGGAGGACGACAAGGTGGGGACAGACCAGCTGGAAGAGGAGATCACCAAGTTCGAGGAGCAC GTGCAGAGCGTCGACATTGCTGCTTTCAACAAGATCTGA